The following coding sequences lie in one Bordetella genomosp. 9 genomic window:
- a CDS encoding amino acid ABC transporter ATP-binding protein, translating into MTVAAMNNDVMRSAGAPAPMVSIRGLTKAYGENVVLRGVDLDVMPSQVVVVIGPSGSGKSTLLRCCNGLELAQAGDIQVCGQPLLAGGRMLPDSRLNKLREEVGMVFQSFNLFAHLSVMDNITLGPRKLRGVPRRRAQEEARALLDKVGLAHKADAMPASLSGGQKQRVAIARALAMRPRVMLFDEPTSALDPELVGEVLKVMKMLAAEGMTMMVVTHEMGFAQEVADVVVVMDGGGIIEAGPPSQIFSAPVQPRTREFLQAVLKRG; encoded by the coding sequence ATGACGGTTGCTGCGATGAATAACGACGTCATGCGGAGCGCAGGCGCGCCGGCCCCCATGGTGAGCATCCGCGGGCTGACCAAGGCCTATGGCGAGAACGTGGTGCTGCGCGGCGTCGATCTGGATGTGATGCCGTCGCAGGTCGTGGTGGTGATCGGCCCCAGCGGCTCGGGCAAGAGCACGCTGCTGCGGTGCTGCAACGGACTGGAGCTGGCTCAGGCCGGCGATATCCAGGTGTGCGGCCAGCCGCTGCTGGCGGGCGGCCGCATGCTGCCGGACAGCCGTTTGAACAAGCTGCGCGAAGAAGTGGGCATGGTGTTCCAGTCCTTCAACCTGTTCGCGCATCTGAGCGTGATGGACAACATCACGCTGGGGCCGCGCAAGCTGCGCGGCGTGCCGCGCCGCCGGGCGCAGGAAGAGGCGCGCGCGCTGCTCGATAAGGTGGGGCTGGCGCACAAGGCGGACGCCATGCCGGCCAGCCTGTCCGGCGGGCAGAAGCAGCGCGTGGCCATCGCGCGCGCCCTGGCGATGCGCCCGCGCGTCATGCTGTTCGACGAACCGACTTCCGCGCTGGATCCAGAGCTGGTCGGCGAGGTCCTGAAGGTGATGAAGATGCTCGCTGCCGAAGGCATGACCATGATGGTCGTCACGCACGAGATGGGCTTCGCCCAGGAAGTGGCCGACGTCGTGGTGGTGATGGACGGCGGCGGCATCATCGAGGCGGGGCCGCCGTCGCAGATATTTTCGGCGCCCGTTCAACCTCGCACGCGCGAGTTCCTGCAGGCGGTGCTCAAACGTGGCTGA
- a CDS encoding HutD/Ves family protein: MADGRQGSADAAALHFFDLDEVPAQPWKNGGGTTREIVCWPPGAGMDDFLWRISVARIDTGGPFSRFEGVDRIITLLSGSGVVLQGGFDAGRHALTQPLAPFAFPGDVAVDCALQGGACEDLNVMSRRGRVRAAVRVHDRAGTLPAASCGLLLAVGSAWRVQAGDGVPRMLQPSGGLWWAGMPQCWQVRPEAVQHDEDGRSHRDGQRQERAAATSASGAGLVVVVIDMPPATGGSQEQEAK, encoded by the coding sequence GTGGCTGATGGACGTCAAGGAAGCGCGGACGCGGCGGCGCTGCACTTTTTCGACCTGGACGAGGTGCCGGCGCAGCCGTGGAAGAACGGCGGCGGCACCACCCGCGAGATCGTCTGCTGGCCGCCTGGCGCGGGCATGGACGATTTTCTCTGGCGCATCAGCGTGGCGCGCATCGATACCGGCGGCCCGTTCTCGCGCTTCGAGGGCGTGGACCGCATCATCACGCTGCTGTCCGGATCGGGCGTGGTCCTGCAGGGCGGATTTGACGCGGGCCGGCATGCGCTGACCCAGCCGCTCGCGCCCTTCGCGTTTCCGGGCGACGTGGCGGTGGATTGCGCGCTGCAGGGGGGCGCTTGCGAGGACCTGAACGTCATGAGCCGGCGCGGCCGCGTCCGCGCGGCAGTGAGGGTGCATGACCGCGCCGGCACGCTGCCGGCGGCCAGTTGCGGCCTGCTGCTGGCGGTGGGAAGTGCGTGGCGGGTGCAAGCCGGCGACGGCGTCCCGCGCATGCTGCAGCCGTCCGGCGGCTTGTGGTGGGCGGGAATGCCGCAATGCTGGCAGGTGCGGCCCGAAGCCGTTCAGCACGATGAGGACGGCCGAAGTCATCGAGACGGCCAACGCCAGGAACGGGCCGCCGCAACGTCGGCGAGCGGCGCGGGCCTGGTGGTGGTGGTCATTGACATGCCGCCCGCGACGGGCGGTTCGCAGGAGCAGGAAGCAAAATGA
- a CDS encoding formimidoylglutamate deiminase, whose product MSNANRLWAADALLPGGWARGVTLAWDEQGRLTDVRAGTEPAPGVATAKGPLLPGMPNLHSHAFQRGFCGLTEYRGEAADSFWSWRERMYRCAARLDPGQAETIATWLYAEMLEAGYTHVCEFHYLHHDKDGRPYADAPEMAMALLRAAARAGIGMTLLPVLYQTGNFGGAAPHAGQRRFLHDTEAMMRLLETLKPLCDAQGARLGLAPHSLRAVPPASLRDALAGLDALDPTAPVHIHIAEQVKEVEDCIVWSGLPPVRWLLENVAVGPRWCLVHATHMRADEARDAARTGAVAGLCPTTEANLGDGFFDMAHWREEGGMWGIGSDSHSTVNAAEELQWLEYGLRLTTRQRNVMAENAHPHVATAMTLAAVAGGARASGRPLAGMAPGQQADFVELDPGHIALAGLDARDMLSAHVFGSHRTSAIRTVWVGGVPRVRDGRHSLREAAMTAFVRVRRALAAET is encoded by the coding sequence ATGAGCAATGCAAACCGCCTTTGGGCGGCCGACGCGCTGCTGCCCGGCGGCTGGGCCCGCGGCGTGACGCTGGCATGGGACGAGCAGGGTCGCCTGACCGACGTGCGGGCGGGCACCGAACCGGCGCCGGGCGTCGCCACGGCCAAGGGTCCGCTGCTGCCCGGCATGCCCAATCTGCATTCGCACGCCTTCCAGCGCGGCTTCTGCGGGCTGACCGAGTATCGCGGCGAGGCGGCGGACAGCTTCTGGAGCTGGCGCGAACGGATGTACCGCTGCGCAGCCCGGCTGGATCCCGGGCAGGCGGAGACGATCGCCACCTGGCTCTACGCCGAGATGCTCGAAGCCGGCTATACGCACGTGTGCGAATTCCATTATCTGCACCACGACAAGGACGGCCGCCCCTATGCCGATGCCCCCGAGATGGCGATGGCCCTGCTGCGGGCCGCTGCGCGTGCAGGCATCGGCATGACGCTGTTGCCGGTCCTTTACCAGACCGGCAATTTCGGCGGGGCGGCGCCCCATGCCGGGCAGCGCCGCTTCCTGCACGACACGGAGGCCATGATGCGGCTCCTGGAAACCCTGAAGCCGCTTTGCGACGCCCAGGGCGCGCGGCTTGGTCTGGCGCCCCATTCGCTGCGCGCCGTACCGCCGGCGTCCCTGCGCGATGCGCTGGCGGGCCTGGATGCGCTGGACCCCACGGCGCCCGTGCATATCCACATCGCCGAACAGGTCAAGGAAGTGGAAGACTGCATTGTGTGGAGCGGCCTGCCGCCCGTGCGCTGGCTGCTGGAGAACGTTGCGGTGGGGCCGCGCTGGTGCCTGGTCCATGCCACGCACATGCGCGCGGACGAAGCGCGCGATGCGGCGCGCACCGGCGCAGTGGCCGGGCTGTGCCCCACGACGGAGGCAAACCTGGGCGACGGCTTTTTCGACATGGCGCATTGGCGGGAGGAAGGCGGGATGTGGGGCATCGGCTCGGACAGCCATTCCACCGTCAACGCGGCCGAGGAGCTGCAGTGGCTGGAGTACGGTCTGCGCCTGACCACGCGTCAGCGCAACGTGATGGCCGAGAACGCGCACCCGCACGTGGCGACCGCCATGACGCTGGCCGCCGTGGCTGGCGGGGCGCGCGCCAGCGGCAGGCCGCTGGCCGGCATGGCGCCGGGCCAGCAGGCGGACTTCGTCGAACTGGACCCCGGCCATATCGCGCTGGCGGGACTGGACGCGCGCGACATGCTTTCGGCGCACGTCTTCGGCAGCCACCGCACCTCGGCGATCCGCACCGTCTGGGTGGGCGGCGTGCCGCGCGTGCGCGACGGCCGCCACAGCCTGCGCGAGGCCGCGATGACGGCCTTCGTCCGGGTCCGGCGCGCCTTGGCCGCCGAGACCTGA
- the hutG gene encoding N-formylglutamate deformylase, with protein sequence MSQSIKQNAADTQEGHPLFKFRQGTAPLLVSMPHVGTYAPPDIAARWTDEARHVPDTDWHLERLYDFVVEMGASVLVATHSRYVVDLNRPPDGSSLYPGQSVTGLCPVDTFDDTPIYRDPGDLPGDAEVAARRATFWQPYHDQLAKELARLRAEHGRVLLWDAHSIRSVLPRFFEGKLTDLNLGTGKGSSCDANVAQAVHAIAQEGLAQGYTSVLNGRFTGGYITRHYGKPEQGIHAIQLEMTQSSYMQEVLPFDYLPDTAARIQPLLRRMVQTALDGVMRLG encoded by the coding sequence ATGTCCCAGTCCATCAAGCAGAACGCGGCCGATACGCAGGAAGGCCACCCGCTGTTCAAGTTCAGGCAAGGCACCGCTCCCTTGCTGGTCTCGATGCCGCACGTCGGCACCTATGCGCCCCCGGACATCGCCGCGCGCTGGACCGACGAAGCGCGCCATGTGCCGGATACGGATTGGCATCTGGAGCGGCTCTACGATTTCGTGGTGGAGATGGGCGCGTCGGTGCTGGTTGCCACGCATTCGCGCTACGTGGTGGACCTGAACCGTCCGCCAGATGGCAGCAGCCTTTATCCCGGGCAGAGCGTGACCGGTCTGTGCCCCGTCGACACCTTCGATGACACGCCGATCTATCGCGACCCCGGCGACCTGCCCGGCGACGCAGAGGTGGCGGCCCGGCGCGCCACGTTCTGGCAGCCCTATCACGACCAGCTCGCGAAGGAGCTGGCCCGCCTGCGCGCCGAGCACGGCCGGGTCCTGCTGTGGGACGCGCACTCCATCCGTTCCGTGCTGCCGCGCTTCTTCGAGGGAAAGCTGACCGACCTGAACCTCGGCACGGGCAAGGGTTCGAGCTGCGATGCCAATGTCGCGCAAGCCGTCCATGCGATCGCGCAGGAAGGTCTGGCGCAAGGCTATACCAGCGTGCTGAACGGACGCTTCACCGGCGGCTACATCACCCGTCACTACGGAAAGCCGGAGCAGGGCATTCATGCCATTCAGCTGGAAATGACCCAGTCCAGCTATATGCAGGAAGTCTTGCCCTTCGACTACCTGCCGGATACCGCCGCACGCATCCAGCCGCTGCTGCGGCGCATGGTGCAGACGGCCCTGGATGGCGTGATGCGGTTGGGCTAG
- a CDS encoding DODA-type extradiol aromatic ring-opening family dioxygenase: MNTSPPAGRMPVYFLSHGGGPWPYMEGPMRRHFQLLEQSLQDIPRQLPGRPKAVLVVSGHWEAPAFTVSASPQPGMVFDYYGFPDYTYRISYPAPGSPALAERARRLLTDAGWDAQSDPDRGFDHGTFSMLKPIYPDADMPVVQLSMKADMDPAEHIAAGEALAPLRDEGVLILGSGLSYHNLRQWGPAAKAPSEAFDGWLRQVLLDSGPQARRDALLHWESAPAARQAHPREDHLIPLMVAVGAAGSDPATCVYGESFMGAIAAASYRFGHDRTPTAFDVRGQALAA, encoded by the coding sequence ATGAACACATCGCCCCCGGCCGGCCGCATGCCGGTCTATTTCCTTTCGCATGGCGGCGGCCCGTGGCCGTACATGGAAGGGCCGATGCGGCGGCATTTCCAGTTGCTGGAGCAGTCGCTGCAGGACATCCCCAGGCAGCTGCCCGGCCGGCCCAAGGCGGTGCTGGTGGTCTCCGGCCATTGGGAGGCGCCGGCGTTCACCGTGTCGGCCTCGCCGCAACCCGGCATGGTGTTCGACTACTACGGATTCCCGGACTACACCTACCGCATCAGTTACCCGGCGCCGGGCTCGCCGGCGTTGGCCGAGCGCGCCCGCCGTCTGCTGACGGATGCGGGCTGGGACGCGCAAAGCGATCCGGATCGCGGGTTCGACCACGGGACCTTCAGCATGTTGAAGCCCATCTACCCGGATGCGGATATGCCGGTCGTGCAGCTGTCCATGAAGGCCGATATGGATCCCGCCGAACACATCGCCGCCGGCGAGGCGCTGGCGCCGCTGCGCGACGAGGGCGTGCTGATCCTGGGCAGCGGGCTCAGCTATCACAACCTGCGTCAATGGGGCCCCGCCGCGAAGGCGCCGTCCGAGGCTTTCGACGGCTGGCTGCGGCAGGTTCTGCTGGATTCCGGTCCGCAGGCGCGGCGCGATGCGTTGCTGCATTGGGAAAGCGCGCCCGCGGCGCGTCAGGCCCATCCGCGCGAAGACCATTTGATTCCCTTGATGGTGGCGGTGGGCGCCGCGGGCAGCGATCCCGCCACCTGCGTCTATGGCGAATCGTTCATGGGCGCCATCGCGGCGGCCAGCTACCGGTTCGGCCACGACCGCACGCCCACGGCGTTTGACGTTCGCGGCCAGGCGCTGGCGGCGTAG
- a CDS encoding AraC family transcriptional regulator, whose protein sequence is MRNVALHTVDRVRRPVLAIGTDYAPGTLLDFHSHRRAQFLYGMTGLMEVDTDDGAWVVPPYAGVWIPAGKRHRVRMRGVSTRSLYIEPAAAPRSTSRCEVLLVSPLLHQLLLASADMPARYDAQGRDGALALLLLHEVRSAQTLPLFAPLPAQPALAALCRAFLAQPHIRVAPQEWAAWLNKSPRTFSRFFRQQTGMSFGAWRQQACLMAALSHLSRGAPVTRVALELGYDSPSAFTSMFRKALGQTPSAFAGRTPPSLGSTPPAPGRERQTPWACGRGRTGSWPPRWRP, encoded by the coding sequence ATGCGCAATGTCGCCCTGCACACCGTCGACCGCGTCCGCCGCCCCGTGCTAGCGATAGGCACCGATTACGCGCCCGGCACACTGCTCGATTTCCACAGCCATCGGCGCGCGCAATTCCTATATGGCATGACCGGTTTGATGGAAGTGGATACGGACGATGGCGCCTGGGTCGTCCCGCCCTATGCCGGTGTATGGATCCCCGCCGGCAAACGCCACCGCGTGCGCATGCGCGGCGTCAGCACCCGCAGCCTGTACATCGAACCCGCCGCCGCCCCCCGGTCAACGTCGCGCTGCGAGGTCCTGCTCGTAAGCCCGCTGCTGCATCAACTCCTGCTCGCTTCCGCGGACATGCCGGCCCGCTACGACGCCCAGGGCCGAGACGGCGCGCTGGCGCTTCTGCTGCTGCACGAAGTGCGATCGGCGCAGACCTTGCCGCTGTTCGCGCCGCTTCCCGCGCAGCCTGCGCTGGCGGCGCTATGCCGGGCATTCCTGGCGCAACCCCATATCCGCGTCGCACCGCAGGAATGGGCGGCGTGGCTCAACAAAAGCCCTCGCACCTTCAGTCGCTTTTTTCGTCAACAGACCGGAATGTCCTTCGGCGCATGGCGTCAACAGGCCTGCCTGATGGCCGCCCTGTCGCACTTGTCGCGCGGCGCGCCGGTCACCCGGGTCGCCCTGGAACTGGGCTACGACAGCCCCAGCGCATTCACCAGCATGTTCCGCAAGGCGCTCGGCCAGACGCCGTCGGCCTTCGCCGGGCGGACTCCGCCGTCGCTTGGGTCTACGCCGCCAGCGCCTGGCCGCGAACGTCAAACGCCGTGGGCGTGCGGTCGTGGCCGAACCGGTAGCTGGCCGCCGCGATGGCGCCCATGA
- a CDS encoding sulfite exporter TauE/SafE family protein, translating into MYGLLLVFGCLAGVTTVLFGFGGGFVVVPLLYAMLAASHAPDTAIARNAMHIAVATSTCVMIFGASMATWRHHRARTLAWEHVRPLAAYIAAGAVAGAAAAVSLSGDWVRWAFVAYLAATILDSLLRPGFLHDASERIRPMSRLATAAAGIIIGTIAAFLGVGGSVMTVPLMRRRGASMTAATAMANPLSLPMALTGTATYVLMQDQSHALGAWYAGYVDVRAFVVLAAGSWLGIRVASRWIGRIPDALHARIYLLLLTVVLAVMVVA; encoded by the coding sequence ATGTATGGGCTTTTGCTGGTTTTCGGCTGTCTGGCGGGGGTGACGACCGTGCTGTTCGGTTTCGGCGGCGGGTTCGTCGTGGTGCCCTTGCTGTACGCAATGTTGGCGGCATCCCATGCGCCCGATACGGCGATCGCCCGGAACGCAATGCATATCGCGGTGGCGACGTCGACTTGCGTAATGATTTTCGGAGCGTCGATGGCAACCTGGCGCCATCATCGCGCGCGGACTTTGGCTTGGGAGCATGTGCGGCCGCTGGCGGCTTATATCGCGGCCGGTGCGGTGGCCGGCGCCGCGGCCGCGGTGTCGCTGAGCGGGGACTGGGTCCGCTGGGCCTTCGTCGCCTACCTGGCCGCAACGATCCTGGATAGCCTGCTCAGGCCGGGATTTCTTCACGACGCGTCCGAACGCATCCGGCCGATGAGCCGGTTGGCCACGGCGGCCGCCGGCATCATTATCGGGACGATAGCGGCCTTTCTGGGCGTGGGCGGCAGCGTCATGACGGTTCCCCTGATGCGCCGCCGCGGCGCCAGCATGACGGCGGCGACCGCCATGGCCAACCCCTTGTCCCTGCCGATGGCGCTGACCGGCACGGCCACCTATGTATTGATGCAAGACCAAAGTCATGCGCTTGGCGCCTGGTATGCGGGCTATGTCGATGTGCGCGCCTTCGTGGTCCTGGCCGCCGGGTCGTGGCTCGGGATCCGCGTGGCTTCGCGCTGGATCGGCCGTATCCCCGATGCGCTGCACGCGCGTATCTATCTTCTCCTGCTGACCGTCGTGCTGGCCGTCATGGTCGTGGCTTAG